From Nitrospirota bacterium, the proteins below share one genomic window:
- a CDS encoding radical SAM protein, translated as MLTFLVHVRDPQFYALPAKTRAKNGHIRVMGFPPIGIMSLSAVLKQAGHECVMFDQANPETPNEVIVEEIRRRRPALVGLSFLSTTSYPYAKILARQIRATNERVKLAFGGVFASLNAPLVKLQCPEVDFICRGDGEQLILDLVERLDDPEGVGGLTWAKDGRVVNNPNRPMERRLDQWPFPDRESLPLDFVESMPLDVPAVLSMERFTTMQTSRGCPWPCVFCDIPIFNEGKWRSRSPQHVVEEFKHLQDLGYGSVYFVDDHFLLQPKRIEAICKGINDNGLTIQWGCEGRVDSVAQHLFPAMAEAHCRTLMFGLESGSQKVLDRLKKEQTLAEAETAVRNAKQAGIEIVHGFFVVGNPDETAEEVKATFDFAARIPLDTFGFNRLCVYRGTPLWQEYVKRGLVSESTDWYKYFKCSEIDPTCLPGEVINDERRVGLRRLFLYKLLHYPMQTFKLLRRFLRYMPVRDVAYLIIKPFLGQKKGATKAEVLSRAVEHGAMKDAAAHLTQLTDDMLNHVLQESAAERLRIQSEAEGPRELPMVSAR; from the coding sequence ATGCTCACCTTCCTGGTCCACGTCCGCGACCCGCAGTTTTACGCCCTCCCGGCCAAGACTCGTGCAAAGAACGGACACATCCGGGTGATGGGGTTCCCTCCGATCGGCATCATGTCGCTCTCGGCCGTGCTGAAGCAAGCGGGCCATGAATGCGTCATGTTCGACCAGGCGAATCCGGAGACGCCCAATGAGGTCATCGTCGAGGAAATCAGGCGGCGGCGGCCGGCCCTTGTCGGGTTGAGCTTCCTCAGCACGACCAGTTACCCCTACGCGAAGATCCTGGCCCGCCAGATTCGCGCGACGAATGAAAGGGTGAAGCTGGCGTTCGGAGGGGTGTTCGCCAGCCTCAATGCCCCGCTGGTCAAGCTGCAATGTCCCGAAGTGGACTTCATCTGCCGCGGCGACGGCGAACAGCTCATCCTCGATCTCGTGGAACGGTTGGACGATCCGGAGGGTGTCGGAGGGCTCACGTGGGCGAAGGACGGCCGTGTCGTGAACAATCCGAACCGGCCGATGGAACGCCGCCTCGATCAGTGGCCGTTTCCCGACCGCGAAAGCCTGCCGCTGGACTTCGTCGAATCCATGCCGCTGGACGTGCCGGCGGTGCTTTCCATGGAACGGTTCACCACCATGCAGACCTCGCGCGGCTGTCCGTGGCCCTGCGTGTTCTGCGATATTCCGATCTTCAATGAAGGGAAGTGGCGCTCCCGGAGTCCGCAGCATGTCGTGGAGGAGTTCAAGCATCTCCAGGATCTCGGGTATGGCTCGGTCTATTTCGTGGACGATCACTTCCTGCTGCAGCCCAAACGCATCGAGGCGATCTGCAAGGGCATCAACGACAATGGCCTTACGATTCAGTGGGGCTGCGAGGGACGGGTGGACTCGGTCGCGCAGCATCTGTTCCCCGCCATGGCCGAAGCGCACTGCCGGACTCTGATGTTCGGACTCGAGAGCGGCAGTCAGAAGGTGCTCGATCGGTTAAAGAAAGAGCAGACGCTGGCGGAAGCCGAGACGGCGGTCAGGAACGCCAAGCAGGCCGGCATCGAGATCGTGCACGGGTTCTTCGTCGTCGGCAATCCGGATGAGACGGCTGAAGAAGTGAAGGCCACTTTCGACTTTGCCGCGAGAATTCCGCTCGATACCTTCGGGTTCAATCGCCTCTGCGTGTATCGCGGGACGCCGCTGTGGCAGGAATATGTCAAGCGCGGGTTGGTCAGCGAATCAACCGATTGGTACAAGTACTTCAAATGCTCCGAGATCGACCCGACCTGCCTCCCCGGCGAAGTGATCAACGATGAGCGCCGTGTCGGGTTGCGGCGGCTGTTCCTCTACAAGCTGCTGCATTATCCGATGCAAACGTTCAAGCTGCTGCGGCGCTTTCTCCGTTATATGCCGGTACGAGACGTGGCCTATCTGATCATCAAGCCGTTCCTCGGACAGAAGAAAGGGGCGACGAAGGCCGAGGTCCTCTCGCGCGCCGTTGAGCACGGAGCGATGAAGGACGCTGCGGCCCACCTCACGCAACTGACGGATGACATGCTCAACCACGTGCTGCAGGAGTCGGCGGCCGAGCGCCTGCGCATTCAGAGCGAGGCGGAGGGTCCAAGGGAACTGCCCATGGTCTCGGCTCGATGA
- the sucD gene encoding succinate--CoA ligase subunit alpha — MSILVDTNTRVVVQGITGKEGSFHATQCKAYGTQVVAGVTPGKAGQEVEGIPVFNTVREAVKKTQCDTSLIFVPPAFAADAILEAADAGIKLIVCITEGIPVNDMVRVKRALRGRDVRLIGPNCPGIITVDECKIGIMPGFIHKRGVVGVVSRSGTLTYEAVHQLSTLGLGETTCIGIGGDPVNGTSFVDVLPLFEKDPETKAIVMIGEIGGDAEEKAAAYIKEHIRKPVIGFIAGLTAPPGRRMGHAGAIITGGKGTAAEKMASLEAAGVRVVRNPAEIGATVKAALNR, encoded by the coding sequence ATGAGCATTTTAGTCGATACGAACACCCGCGTGGTGGTGCAGGGGATTACCGGGAAAGAGGGATCGTTTCATGCGACGCAGTGCAAGGCGTATGGGACGCAGGTGGTGGCGGGGGTGACGCCGGGGAAGGCGGGACAGGAAGTGGAAGGCATTCCCGTCTTCAACACCGTCCGCGAGGCGGTGAAGAAGACTCAGTGCGACACCTCGTTGATCTTCGTGCCGCCGGCCTTCGCTGCGGATGCGATCCTCGAGGCCGCCGATGCCGGCATCAAACTGATCGTCTGCATCACGGAGGGGATTCCGGTGAACGACATGGTCCGCGTGAAGCGCGCGCTGCGCGGGCGCGATGTCCGGCTCATCGGGCCGAATTGTCCCGGCATCATCACGGTCGATGAATGCAAGATCGGCATCATGCCGGGGTTCATCCACAAGCGCGGGGTCGTCGGGGTGGTCTCCCGCAGCGGAACCTTGACCTATGAGGCGGTGCATCAACTGTCCACGCTGGGGCTCGGCGAAACCACCTGCATCGGGATCGGCGGCGATCCCGTGAACGGGACCAGCTTCGTGGACGTCCTGCCGCTGTTCGAGAAAGACCCAGAAACGAAAGCCATCGTCATGATCGGCGAGATCGGCGGCGATGCCGAGGAAAAAGCCGCCGCCTACATCAAAGAGCACATCCGCAAACCGGTGATCGGCTTCATCGCCGGCCTGACCGCGCCGCCGGGCCGCCGCATGGGGCACGCCGGCGCCATCATCACCGGCGGCAAAGGCACGGCCGCCGAGAAAATGGCGTCGCTCGAAGCCGCCGGCGTGCGCGTCGTCCGCAACCCGGCCGAAATCGGCGCGACCGTGAAAGCTGCGCTGAATCGCTGA
- the sucC gene encoding ADP-forming succinate--CoA ligase subunit beta, which produces MNIHEFQAKQLFAQFGVPVPRGKEIKTPLAAEKWAAQLNSPVFVVKAQIHAGGRGKAGGVKITKNPSDVPALAKELLGKTLVTHQTGPKGRKVRRLLIEEGAGIEKELYLSLLVDRDSGWPVFIASTEGGMEIEEVAAHTPEKIVKEPIDPAVGFQGYNGRNLAFGLGLPSIEPTLLNPFVQMLGNLYRLFMEKNASLVEINPLVITTDKKLVALDGKVSFDDNGLFKHADVQAMRDLHEEDPLEIEAGANNLNYVKLDGNIGCMVNGAGLAMATMDVIKLAGSEPANFLDVGGGATKETVAAGFRILLKDKKVKGIFINIFGGIVRCERIAHGVIEAAKEVNIKVPVVVRLQGTNAEEGRKLLLESGLKVDVATDLWEAAQKIVAMTGKKRKRAVATA; this is translated from the coding sequence ATGAACATCCATGAATTTCAGGCCAAGCAGTTGTTTGCGCAGTTCGGCGTGCCGGTGCCGCGCGGGAAAGAGATCAAGACGCCCTTGGCGGCGGAGAAATGGGCCGCGCAGTTGAACAGCCCGGTCTTTGTGGTGAAGGCGCAGATTCACGCGGGCGGGCGCGGCAAGGCCGGCGGGGTCAAGATCACGAAGAATCCATCCGACGTACCGGCGCTCGCCAAGGAACTGCTCGGCAAAACGCTGGTCACCCATCAGACGGGGCCGAAGGGCCGCAAGGTTCGGCGGCTTCTCATCGAAGAAGGCGCCGGGATTGAGAAGGAGCTCTATCTGAGCCTGCTGGTCGATCGGGACTCCGGCTGGCCGGTGTTCATCGCCAGCACGGAAGGGGGCATGGAGATCGAAGAGGTCGCCGCGCACACGCCGGAGAAGATTGTCAAAGAGCCGATCGACCCCGCGGTCGGATTCCAAGGCTACAACGGCCGCAATCTGGCGTTCGGACTGGGCCTGCCGTCCATTGAGCCGACCCTGCTCAATCCATTCGTCCAGATGCTCGGCAACCTGTACCGGCTCTTTATGGAAAAGAACGCATCCTTGGTGGAAATCAATCCGCTGGTCATCACGACGGACAAAAAGCTGGTCGCCCTCGACGGCAAGGTGTCCTTCGACGACAACGGCCTGTTCAAGCATGCGGACGTGCAGGCCATGCGCGATCTGCATGAAGAAGACCCGCTCGAGATCGAAGCCGGCGCCAACAACCTCAACTATGTGAAGCTCGACGGCAACATCGGCTGCATGGTCAACGGCGCCGGGCTGGCGATGGCGACGATGGACGTAATCAAGTTGGCCGGCAGCGAGCCGGCCAACTTTCTCGACGTGGGCGGCGGAGCGACCAAGGAGACCGTCGCGGCGGGATTCCGCATCCTGCTCAAGGACAAGAAGGTGAAAGGCATCTTCATCAACATCTTCGGCGGCATCGTGCGGTGCGAGCGGATCGCCCACGGCGTCATCGAGGCGGCGAAAGAAGTGAACATCAAGGTGCCGGTCGTCGTGCGGCTGCAGGGGACGAACGCGGAGGAAGGCCGGAAGCTATTGCTCGAATCCGGGCTGAAAGTCGATGTGGCGACGGATCTGTGGGAGGCGGCGCAGAAGATCGTGGCGATGACGGGGAAGAAGCGGAAGAGGGCGGTGGCGACGGCGTGA